In Aspergillus chevalieri M1 DNA, chromosome 7, nearly complete sequence, the sequence CGAAAAGAATCCCGTCACAAACAACCACGCCTTCTTACCCTGTTCTGGCTGCGGCGGAATCGGCACCAGCACGGCCGTAGCAGCGGTTCGAATATGGGTGCCATCGTCTTCGAAGAGCAAACGGGTTTCATATCTTCCGTTGTTGCTGCTCTTTTCATCATCGTTCTTCTCGTGCTCGCCCTCTCTCTCACTCCTGTGCTCGCTAGCAGTCGTGTTGGGTCGTGTATACCATACCATCACACCGTCCTTGGCAGTCGGATCAGTGTGGTGCGTGACCATATCAACGGCTCGTCTCAGTCCAGCAAGCACAAAGCCACTAGCGTCATCCGCCTCCGAAGTCCGATACACGTCAGTAAAGTAGGTGGGATTGTCGACGGAGCTGTCCAGCGGAATCTCTTCCTTCACCGAGATGGTATCTCCATCCTGATCCCGGACCGGTTGAGCTAGATACAGCATTCCTCCCTGAGCGCTGGTAATCAGCATATCATCTGCGGCTTTGCCATGACCAAACCCGTTGTTGTTGAAGAGTCCCGTCAGCGCAACCGACGCATCAATGGCCGCTTCAGCATCCACCGCCTGCAGCTCATCCAACCGCACGTGGATGGTACTGGACCATTTAGCCATCGGAACAATATCCTCGATAGCGCGCCGCACGCCATCCCGGTAACCGTGATCATTGGTAACAAAGAAAGAGTACGGACTCTCGGCGTAGATATCATTGGGCGTCTTGATCAACGGGTGGCGGATAGATCGAACATGCTTCACGGTCGTCGCCCCTAAGACATGGTGGAAGAGCTCAATCTGCGAGCGAGCCTTGGGGCCGTCCCAATCCCATTCTCTGTCCGAGCGGCCTGGGCGGTATGCGGGATGCGGCGCATGGTTTACAGCAAAGATGTACACCGAGTCGGGGCGCTCCGGGTCCTCCAAAACGTCAATTCCATGCGTGATGAATGGACCGGAGAAGTTATCCTCAAACGTTAGTCGCGTCGACTTCATGGTCTACAATAGTTAGCACCGTCGAGCATTAAACGTGTTATGCTACACACGACTCACCGTCGGGTCGATGACATGAATCGAGCCCGTCGCAAGAGATGGCTTCTTAAATGCCTTCATGGGCGGGAACCATTCAAAACGCGGAAGCACGGAATCCTCACAGGCCGTAAACAACTTGTTGGCCGGCGCATGGTAATGCAGATCCTCGCATTGCATTGTATCCTCGATCTTGATCAGATTGTGGCCCTCGATGTACGGGTTGTTCTCAATGGGTTTCCTGAGAACTCCCAACAAATTCACCTGGCGATACAGCGGTCCAGCGAGCATGGCGGCCAGGACGGCCAGGATAGCGATGTTCAAGAAGCTCCccatggtgatgatgaccaGTGGGGTCTTCTACTCCACGACTATATAAATTGAGAGTTGTGCGTAGGAAAAGAGAGGTGGGATGATTGTTTGTGTGGGTTGAAGTAACGAAAGGAAAGAGCGGAGAAAAGAGCAGGAGC encodes:
- a CDS encoding serum paraoxonase/arylesterase family protein (COG:S;~EggNog:ENOG410PK05;~InterPro:IPR011042;~SECRETED:SignalP(1-23)); protein product: MGSFLNIAILAVLAAMLAGPLYRQVNLLGVLRKPIENNPYIEGHNLIKIEDTMQCEDLHYHAPANKLFTACEDSVLPRFEWFPPMKAFKKPSLATGSIHVIDPTTMKSTRLTFEDNFSGPFITHGIDVLEDPERPDSVYIFAVNHAPHPAYRPGRSDREWDWDGPKARSQIELFHHVLGATTVKHVRSIRHPLIKTPNDIYAESPYSFFVTNDHGYRDGVRRAIEDIVPMAKWSSTIHVRLDELQAVDAEAAIDASVALTGLFNNNGFGHGKAADDMLITSAQGGMLYLAQPVRDQDGDTISVKEEIPLDSSVDNPTYFTDVYRTSEADDASGFVLAGLRRAVDMVTHHTDPTAKDGVMVWYTRPNTTASEHRSEREGEHEKNDDEKSSNNGRYETRLLFEDDGTHIRTAATAVLVPIPPQPEQGKKAWLFVTGFFSESMIAVQVDL